One stretch of Clavibacter michiganensis DNA includes these proteins:
- a CDS encoding AfsR/SARP family transcriptional regulator: MIRVDVLGGFRIAGLGADPASASPGQDPGGAALSDGTRRLIAALAIRARPTDRGTLASQLWPDALDGRAASSLRSAIARLGDGGREIVGSAPGGLMLHDAVAVDLRTARATAARLLEPRQEEPDDADISPAAVALFSADLLPDWFDAWLEPAAEEWRHLRVNALEAQSQALLTRSRLHEAASAARRAIDVDPLRETAQRCLISVHVAAGNQSDALRAYEIYRTRLEREVGLEPTVMLTGLVSALRPRVTARRAG; the protein is encoded by the coding sequence ATGATCCGCGTCGACGTGCTCGGCGGCTTCCGCATCGCGGGCCTCGGCGCCGATCCCGCATCGGCCTCGCCCGGGCAGGATCCCGGCGGGGCCGCCCTCTCCGACGGGACCAGGCGCCTGATCGCCGCCCTCGCGATCCGCGCCCGCCCCACCGACCGCGGCACCCTCGCCAGCCAGCTGTGGCCCGACGCGCTGGACGGCCGCGCCGCGTCGAGCCTCCGCTCCGCCATCGCCCGCCTGGGCGACGGGGGACGCGAGATCGTCGGCTCCGCACCCGGCGGCCTGATGCTGCACGACGCGGTCGCCGTCGACCTGCGGACGGCTCGCGCGACGGCCGCCCGCCTGCTCGAGCCGCGACAGGAGGAGCCGGACGACGCGGACATCTCGCCGGCCGCGGTGGCCCTCTTCAGCGCGGACCTCCTGCCCGACTGGTTCGACGCCTGGCTGGAGCCCGCGGCCGAGGAGTGGCGCCACCTGCGCGTCAACGCGCTCGAGGCCCAGTCCCAGGCGCTCCTCACCCGCTCGCGCCTGCACGAGGCGGCGTCGGCCGCCCGACGGGCCATCGACGTGGATCCGCTCCGCGAGACCGCGCAGCGCTGCCTGATATCCGTGCACGTGGCCGCCGGCAACCAGTCCGACGCCCTGCGCGCCTACGAGATCTACCGCACGCGCCTCGAGCGCGAGGTGGGCCTGGAGCCGACGGTGATGCTGACCGGCCTCGTGTCCGCCCTGCGTCCCCGCGTCACGGCGCGGCGCGCCGGCTGA
- a CDS encoding DUF4041 domain-containing protein has product MSAAAGWYDDQDPRYVRWWDGERWTEHVQPRPGVAPPEVEPDAPAAPPVDRLSKREARERAAAAEAHIAQLEDLIRRHGMREFAEVDDYRERAAAEAESARRTGAEAASALVAAAREERDRILAEAGAERLRAEAEAGATLERAAADARAARLRAEAELQAVDEAVHERIETRRALDAELATARAELVDVTATAGLQGVGLFDYDHPAESSAELASRLEALRYTIKNAVRDKRAVTATSGFTFNGSEAQGRRFVSDMSKVLLRAYNAEAENAVKATKAGNLHVAQNRLTRAAEQIAKSGTMIDLRIEDGYHELRLEELQLASAHLRVLQAEREMERERRAELREQAKATAELQAERDRLDKERAHYAATLAALESKGDVEGAARMRDRIDDVDRALVDVDYRAANVRAGYVYVISNVGAFGERMVKIGMTRRLEPMDRVVELGDASVPFRFDVHALFFADDAVGVEAMLHRTFAEHRVNRINLRREFFYVTPDEVLEALRAHAVEIVEFALHPAAEEYRASRALDGAEPAPAA; this is encoded by the coding sequence ATGAGCGCTGCCGCCGGCTGGTACGACGACCAGGATCCCCGCTACGTCCGCTGGTGGGACGGCGAGCGCTGGACCGAGCACGTGCAGCCGCGGCCCGGGGTCGCGCCGCCGGAGGTGGAGCCGGACGCGCCCGCCGCGCCGCCCGTCGACCGCCTCTCGAAGCGCGAGGCCCGGGAGCGCGCCGCGGCCGCCGAGGCGCACATCGCCCAGCTGGAGGACCTGATCCGGCGGCACGGCATGCGCGAGTTCGCCGAGGTGGACGACTACCGCGAGCGCGCGGCGGCGGAGGCGGAGTCCGCCCGGCGCACCGGGGCCGAGGCCGCGTCCGCGCTGGTGGCGGCGGCGCGGGAGGAGCGCGACCGGATCCTCGCGGAGGCCGGGGCGGAGCGCCTTCGGGCCGAGGCGGAGGCGGGCGCGACCCTCGAGCGGGCCGCGGCGGACGCCCGAGCCGCGCGCCTGCGGGCCGAGGCCGAGCTCCAGGCGGTGGACGAGGCCGTGCACGAGCGGATCGAGACCCGCCGCGCGCTCGACGCCGAGCTCGCGACCGCCCGCGCGGAGCTCGTCGACGTGACCGCGACGGCGGGGCTGCAGGGCGTGGGCCTGTTCGACTACGACCACCCGGCGGAGTCCTCGGCCGAGCTCGCATCGCGCCTGGAGGCGCTGCGGTACACGATCAAGAACGCCGTCCGGGACAAGCGGGCGGTGACCGCCACGTCCGGGTTCACGTTCAACGGATCCGAGGCGCAGGGGCGGCGATTCGTGAGCGACATGTCGAAGGTGCTGCTGCGCGCCTACAACGCCGAGGCGGAGAACGCCGTGAAGGCGACCAAGGCGGGCAACCTGCACGTCGCCCAGAACCGGCTGACCCGGGCGGCGGAGCAGATCGCGAAGAGCGGCACGATGATCGACCTGCGCATCGAGGACGGATATCACGAGCTGCGGCTCGAGGAGCTCCAGCTCGCGAGCGCGCATCTTCGCGTGCTGCAGGCGGAGAGGGAGATGGAGCGGGAGCGCCGGGCGGAGCTCCGCGAGCAGGCCAAGGCGACGGCGGAATTGCAGGCCGAGCGGGATCGCCTCGACAAGGAGCGCGCCCATTACGCCGCGACGCTGGCCGCGCTGGAGAGCAAGGGCGACGTCGAGGGCGCGGCGCGCATGCGGGACCGGATCGACGACGTCGACCGCGCGCTCGTGGACGTGGACTACCGCGCGGCGAACGTGCGCGCCGGATACGTCTACGTGATCTCCAACGTGGGGGCGTTCGGCGAGCGGATGGTGAAGATCGGCATGACGCGGCGGCTCGAGCCGATGGACCGGGTGGTCGAGCTCGGCGACGCGTCCGTGCCGTTCCGCTTCGACGTCCACGCGCTGTTCTTCGCCGACGACGCGGTGGGCGTCGAGGCCATGCTGCACCGGACCTTCGCGGAGCACCGCGTGAACCGGATCAACCTCCGACGCGAGTTCTTCTACGTCACGCCCGACGAGGTGCTCGAGGCCCTGCGGGCGCACGCGGTGGAGATCGTCGAGTTCGCCCTCCACCCGGCGGCCGAGGAGTACCGGGCCAGCCGCGCGCTCGACGGGGCGGAGCCGGCTCCGGCGGCCTGA
- a CDS encoding histone-like nucleoid-structuring protein Lsr2 yields the protein MARKVVTTLVDDIDGVVIEEGKGETVPFALDGVNYEIDLSDANAAKLREALDTYVDRARRVGRASTGRSSGSRRSSSSAPKEDLGAAREWLREHGHKVSERGRISADLLEEYRANK from the coding sequence GTGGCTCGCAAGGTTGTCACCACGCTCGTCGACGACATCGACGGCGTCGTCATCGAAGAGGGAAAGGGCGAGACCGTCCCGTTCGCGCTCGACGGCGTGAATTACGAGATCGATCTGAGCGACGCCAACGCCGCGAAGCTGCGTGAGGCGCTCGACACGTACGTCGACCGCGCCCGCCGCGTCGGCCGCGCCTCTACCGGCCGTTCGTCCGGCTCGCGCCGCTCGTCCTCCAGCGCTCCGAAGGAGGACCTCGGCGCCGCCCGCGAGTGGCTGCGCGAGCACGGCCACAAGGTCTCCGAGCGCGGCCGCATCTCCGCCGACCTGCTCGAGGAGTACCGCGCCAACAAGTAG
- a CDS encoding L-threonylcarbamoyladenylate synthase translates to MTDTTRTIPWDGTLDERAAQALEAPGGLVVAATKVGYILMTTDGTGLERKFDAKQRNRDKPGVVLCTSIAQLQELAVLNDEILAFYQEHWDADVLLGCILPWREDAKHLIPDEVAGQLAMDRRGTSCFVIRFGRPAEQLAQRLWESRRLSFASSANPSGKGNRGRVEGIGERIEQQADVIVAADDYVASIQPGLDETSRHEQGVMVSMVDASGALIPEQRGERSVTPNPTLIRRGLAVDVIMSALARSFPSWDYRHGEYY, encoded by the coding sequence ATGACCGACACCACCCGCACCATCCCCTGGGACGGCACGCTCGACGAGCGCGCGGCCCAGGCCCTCGAGGCACCGGGAGGCCTCGTCGTCGCCGCCACCAAGGTCGGCTACATCCTCATGACGACGGACGGCACGGGCCTCGAGCGCAAGTTCGACGCCAAGCAGCGCAACCGCGACAAGCCGGGCGTGGTGCTCTGCACGAGCATCGCGCAGCTGCAGGAGCTCGCCGTGCTCAACGACGAGATCCTCGCCTTCTACCAGGAGCACTGGGACGCCGACGTGCTCCTCGGCTGCATCCTCCCCTGGCGCGAGGACGCGAAGCACCTCATCCCCGACGAGGTCGCCGGCCAGCTCGCCATGGACCGCCGCGGCACGAGCTGCTTCGTGATCCGCTTCGGCCGCCCCGCCGAGCAGCTCGCCCAGCGCCTGTGGGAGAGCCGCCGCCTGTCCTTCGCGAGCTCGGCCAACCCGTCGGGCAAGGGCAACCGCGGACGCGTCGAGGGCATCGGGGAGCGCATCGAGCAGCAGGCCGACGTCATCGTCGCGGCCGACGACTACGTCGCCTCCATCCAGCCGGGCCTCGACGAGACGAGCCGCCACGAGCAGGGCGTCATGGTGTCCATGGTCGACGCGTCCGGCGCGCTCATCCCCGAGCAGCGCGGCGAGCGCTCGGTGACCCCGAACCCGACGCTCATCCGCCGCGGCCTCGCGGTGGACGTCATAATGTCGGCGCTCGCCCGGTCGTTCCCGTCGTGGGACTACCGGCACGGCGAGTACTACTGA